In the Rhododendron vialii isolate Sample 1 chromosome 2a, ASM3025357v1 genome, TTCGAAGTCAGTTAAAAGCTATCAACAACTTTTGGTGCGTGGATTCAGCTTATACGAAACAAACTCAGCTCCTTTGTCATGAGCTCAATGCCACTACTGGCTTCCTTGCACCTCTTGTTGACCTCATcaaccactttcttcacctcctCTTCTTCTGACCCGACCCTTTGCACCTCAGCTTCCGCACTCGAATGGAACCATGAACACTTAACCACTTCAGAGTCCCAAGCAACAACTTCATTTTCCTCATGATCCAGCTCCCTCTCCAACCTAAACACCAAACTCCTTGCCTCATCTAGCCTCTGCCTTAAACAAGCCACATCTTCTTTGGCTTTTACAAGATTCAGTTCAGCACTATGCAATGCTTCTTCAGTGCTGTTGGCTTCAATCACAAGCTCCTCGTATCGCCTCGTTACTTCTTCAAAAACTGCACATTGCCCATTTCTCAACCTTTCAGCCACTAACAATTCTTGATTGAAGTGAATGAACCTTCTAACCGTCCAATAAAAAGAAATGTAATCGTCGCCAAAGCAATCCAACGCTGTGAAGACCCGGTTGGCCGAAGAAATCATGGTAATGATTTCAGAGTTTGGAAGCGATAAGAGTTCATCGACCAGAAGAGACTTGACACTTGCAATTATTCCAAGAGATTTCTCGACAAACATCGTGGAGGCATTTTTTCGAACACTTGGTGGGG is a window encoding:
- the LOC131315635 gene encoding uncharacterized protein LOC131315635 is translated as MVGVRSYNLRMRRQQEERLSPPPSSPDSSPPPPPSRRRRSQRQRSKKLTVYKPRRQLYNAVPSPTPPSVSALFPIDEVLQLPPPPPPPPPAAGYSEEIPVDIPSEEEDQKPNIDDPLSGLKPPPPSVRKNASTMFVEKSLGIIASVKSLLVDELLSLPNSEIITMISSANRVFTALDCFGDDYISFYWTVRRFIHFNQELLVAERLRNGQCAVFEEVTRRYEELVIEANSTEEALHSAELNLVKAKEDVACLRQRLDEARSLVFRLERELDHEENEVVAWDSEVVKCSWFHSSAEAEVQRVGSEEEEVKKVVDEVNKRCKEASSGIELMTKELSLFRIS